A portion of the Corynebacterium rouxii genome contains these proteins:
- a CDS encoding S1C family serine protease — MTNPQNHDDARTAPTTNQTAAFDRVENPYGNAHNVQEEQLTEQSQPLGAQEPPVPLEPETSKREKRRVSIGTAVAMTLVAAIASGTLTGVYSANRAGNSGSATRTQVAESLRQPVSQDHPAPVEGSVEDVAAKVLPSVVSILVSTRNGSAEGSGSIISEDGYVMTNNHVVAGAEQGAARVSVTLNDGSEHPAELIAGDPNTDVAVIKIKDVSGLPVMKFGDSNNLTVGQQVVAVGSPLGLSATVTSGIVSALNRPVRAGGSETGQSSLIDAVQTDAAINPGNSGGPLVDANGALIGMNSVIASLSAGGKSESGSIGLGFAIPSNFARRVASQLIEKGHATQPMIGIQLISNANAKGAVIADVQPDGPGAHAGLRAGEVITKINNRYVDSADALIAAVRSSDFGQTVKLTVRGENGQNERQVDVTLTGE, encoded by the coding sequence ATGACAAATCCACAGAACCATGATGACGCCCGCACTGCACCCACCACCAATCAGACCGCAGCGTTTGATCGGGTGGAGAATCCTTACGGAAATGCTCACAACGTGCAAGAAGAACAACTAACTGAGCAATCGCAGCCGTTGGGGGCTCAGGAACCCCCGGTACCGCTGGAGCCGGAAACGTCGAAACGCGAAAAGCGACGCGTCAGCATCGGCACCGCTGTTGCTATGACGCTAGTTGCTGCGATTGCTTCCGGCACGTTGACTGGGGTTTATTCCGCAAACCGTGCGGGTAATTCCGGCTCCGCTACTCGCACGCAAGTAGCGGAATCCTTGCGTCAGCCAGTATCTCAAGATCATCCAGCTCCCGTTGAGGGATCGGTTGAAGACGTCGCAGCAAAGGTATTGCCTTCTGTCGTATCGATTTTGGTGTCTACCCGAAACGGCTCCGCTGAAGGGTCTGGCTCCATTATTTCCGAAGACGGCTACGTGATGACCAACAATCACGTGGTGGCAGGGGCTGAGCAGGGGGCAGCACGAGTATCTGTGACTCTGAACGATGGCTCTGAGCATCCTGCTGAACTGATCGCTGGCGACCCAAACACAGACGTTGCAGTGATCAAGATTAAGGACGTCAGTGGCTTGCCTGTCATGAAGTTCGGTGATTCCAACAACCTCACCGTCGGGCAACAAGTGGTGGCCGTGGGTTCGCCGCTGGGGCTTTCCGCTACGGTTACTTCCGGCATCGTGTCAGCGCTGAACCGTCCGGTGCGTGCAGGCGGATCGGAGACCGGCCAATCCTCGCTTATCGACGCCGTCCAAACCGACGCAGCAATCAACCCAGGCAACTCCGGTGGTCCCTTGGTTGATGCCAACGGAGCCCTCATAGGCATGAACTCCGTGATCGCTTCGCTCAGCGCAGGCGGCAAGTCGGAATCTGGATCCATCGGCCTAGGCTTTGCTATCCCTTCCAACTTTGCTCGACGCGTGGCTAGCCAGCTCATTGAGAAGGGCCATGCCACCCAGCCTATGATCGGCATTCAGCTCATCTCGAACGCTAACGCTAAAGGTGCTGTGATTGCCGATGTACAGCCTGATGGCCCCGGTGCTCATGCTGGGCTGCGGGCAGGAGAAGTGATCACTAAGATTAACAACCGCTATGTTGATAGTGCCGATGCTTTGATCGCTGCAGTACGAAGCAGCGATTTTGGTCAAACAGTTAAGCTCACCGTCCGTGGGGAAAACGGCCAAAACGAGCGGCAGGTCGACGTAACCCTCACAGGCGAATAG
- the rpsR gene encoding 30S ribosomal protein S18 codes for MKRNNIKKARMEQSRRPKKNPLKAAGIEKVDYKDINTLRQFISDRHKIRSRRVTGLTPQQQRQVATAVKNAREMALLPFTSR; via the coding sequence ATGAAGCGCAATAACATTAAGAAGGCGCGGATGGAGCAGTCCCGCCGCCCCAAGAAGAACCCTCTTAAGGCCGCAGGCATCGAGAAGGTTGACTACAAGGACATCAACACCCTTCGTCAGTTCATCTCCGATCGCCACAAGATTCGCTCTCGCCGCGTAACCGGTCTGACGCCGCAGCAGCAGCGCCAGGTTGCAACCGCAGTGAAGAACGCCCGCGAGATGGCTCTCCTGCCGTTCACCAGCCGCTAA
- the rpmG gene encoding 50S ribosomal protein L33, with product MARNDIRPIIKLKSTAGTGYTYVTRKNKRNNPDRISLKKYDPVVRKHVEFREER from the coding sequence ATGGCACGTAACGATATCCGCCCAATCATCAAGCTCAAGTCTACGGCTGGCACCGGTTACACCTACGTCACCCGCAAGAACAAGCGCAACAACCCAGACCGCATTTCTTTGAAGAAGTACGATCCGGTAGTCCGCAAGCACGTCGAATTCCGCGAGGAGCGTTAA
- a CDS encoding HAMP domain-containing sensor histidine kinase, with protein sequence MLRRFRESLPGGAGFLGMSGDARTSHFSRASLKSRISLLTASMVAIAVGMMLIVSYWSVSGTLRSSMDRTLNAKATALISRMDQPDFFFRSQHEIDKFREYNADTRISLRMPGWNYSVGDDLPTVKGGGDDVEGYSAATINGERVLTKVSDSGATVILARGMEATHKMITSLAITLLLVAGLGVLMAIATGVAVATTVLRPLQRLRNRVRYITETDDLKPIQVDGNDELSELTIRFNEMLEALRRSRQRQTELVADAGHELKTPLTSMRTNIELLMMMHNADSASISEEDKQALQSDVIAQMEELSTLIGDLIDLARQETSEKTLEPIDLLDVVNSSVERVRRRRPDVRFEIQTIPWYLEGDSFALGRAILNLLDNASKWSPADGVVRFTMQVVEREDGDRVLHMDISDSGPGIPVEDREKVFDRFYRSVSARSTPGSGLGLAIVHSTIVRHGGTVTAGESDDGGARMRVELPGSVTDEELHSSAKTRVVQPSSTAERLDLARQRREDRRNGK encoded by the coding sequence ATGCTGCGCCGTTTCCGCGAAAGCCTGCCGGGAGGGGCAGGCTTTTTAGGCATGTCTGGGGATGCCCGCACTTCGCACTTTTCGCGTGCGTCGCTTAAATCACGAATCTCGCTGCTTACCGCATCGATGGTGGCAATCGCTGTGGGCATGATGCTTATCGTGTCGTATTGGTCCGTTTCTGGCACGCTGCGTAGTTCGATGGACCGTACTTTGAATGCCAAGGCAACGGCGTTGATTAGTCGGATGGATCAGCCTGATTTTTTCTTCCGTTCTCAGCACGAGATCGACAAGTTTCGTGAGTATAACGCGGATACCCGTATCTCGTTGCGAATGCCTGGCTGGAACTATTCTGTCGGCGATGATTTGCCGACGGTCAAGGGTGGCGGCGACGATGTTGAGGGGTACAGTGCCGCCACGATCAACGGTGAGCGAGTCTTAACTAAGGTGTCGGATTCCGGTGCCACCGTGATTTTGGCGCGTGGAATGGAAGCCACCCACAAGATGATTACCAGCTTGGCGATCACGCTGTTGCTAGTAGCAGGTCTTGGTGTGTTAATGGCGATTGCGACCGGCGTAGCCGTAGCAACAACAGTGCTTCGTCCATTGCAGCGGTTGCGCAACCGAGTTCGTTATATTACGGAAACAGACGATCTCAAACCTATCCAAGTAGACGGTAATGACGAGCTTTCGGAGCTTACGATTCGTTTCAACGAGATGCTTGAGGCGTTACGACGTTCGCGTCAGCGTCAAACCGAGCTCGTCGCCGATGCTGGCCATGAGCTGAAGACGCCTCTTACTTCTATGCGCACCAATATTGAATTGTTGATGATGATGCACAACGCGGATTCTGCTTCGATCAGTGAAGAAGATAAGCAGGCATTGCAGTCTGATGTGATTGCGCAGATGGAGGAGCTTTCCACGCTCATCGGTGATCTCATCGATCTGGCACGCCAAGAAACCTCGGAGAAAACTTTAGAACCCATCGATTTGCTTGATGTGGTCAATTCTTCGGTCGAGCGCGTGCGGCGTCGTCGTCCCGATGTGCGCTTCGAAATCCAGACGATTCCGTGGTACCTCGAAGGCGACAGTTTTGCCTTGGGGCGCGCAATTTTGAACCTCCTTGATAATGCATCAAAGTGGTCACCTGCTGATGGTGTTGTTCGTTTCACCATGCAGGTCGTAGAGCGTGAAGACGGCGATCGCGTCTTGCATATGGACATTTCTGATTCTGGTCCAGGTATTCCGGTCGAAGATCGTGAAAAAGTTTTTGATCGCTTCTATAGATCGGTGAGCGCGCGTTCAACCCCAGGTTCTGGCTTGGGACTTGCCATTGTGCATTCCACGATCGTTCGACACGGGGGAACTGTCACAGCTGGAGAATCCGACGACGGAGGTGCGCGCATGCGCGTCGAGTTGCCAGGATCTGTTACGGATGAAGAACTCCATTCTTCAGCAAAGACTCGTGTGGTTCAGCCAAGCAGCACTGCAGAGCGCCTTGATCTGGCACGCCAACGTCGCGAGGATCGTCGTAACGGCAAATAA
- the rpmF gene encoding 50S ribosomal protein L32 has translation MAVPKRRMSRANTHARRSQWKADNVALQEVKINGQTVRIPRRLVKAAQLGLVEVEQF, from the coding sequence ATGGCAGTTCCAAAGCGTCGTATGTCGCGTGCAAACACCCACGCACGTCGTTCCCAGTGGAAGGCAGATAACGTTGCCCTCCAAGAAGTGAAGATCAACGGTCAGACCGTTCGTATCCCACGTCGTCTAGTTAAGGCAGCTCAGCTTGGTCTCGTTGAGGTTGAGCAGTTCTAA
- a CDS encoding 5-formyltetrahydrofolate cyclo-ligase codes for MSDTATLTAAKKNARNRIRTARLARTTADLHVDNAAILAHLTALIRAINATRAAAYMPEVTEPGGADFADNLAGILSELWIPKSLPNRQLAWGRYSGADSVERGTFEILEPTTPSHSSDILHDLDLIIVPALGITPGGRRLGQGAGYYDRALAGVDTPTVAILFDTEVNSAIPFEPHDATCNWIVTPEGTKQVT; via the coding sequence ATGTCTGACACCGCAACGCTCACTGCCGCCAAAAAAAATGCCAGAAATCGCATACGTACTGCTCGATTAGCCCGTACCACAGCCGATTTGCACGTCGATAACGCTGCCATCCTTGCTCATCTGACAGCCCTCATCCGCGCCATTAATGCCACACGCGCCGCAGCATATATGCCCGAAGTCACAGAACCTGGCGGGGCTGATTTTGCCGACAATCTCGCAGGTATACTGTCCGAACTGTGGATACCCAAATCCCTCCCCAACCGCCAATTAGCATGGGGACGCTACTCCGGCGCTGATTCAGTTGAACGTGGCACATTCGAAATATTAGAACCCACCACGCCATCACACAGCAGCGATATCCTTCACGACTTAGATCTCATCATCGTCCCAGCTCTTGGCATAACACCCGGCGGGCGACGGCTCGGTCAAGGAGCCGGCTATTACGACCGCGCACTAGCCGGAGTTGATACCCCTACTGTTGCAATACTCTTCGATACCGAAGTCAACAGCGCTATTCCCTTCGAGCCTCACGACGCCACCTGTAATTGGATCGTCACCCCCGAGGGAACCAAACAGGTTACTTAA
- the glp gene encoding molybdotransferase-like divisome protein Glp: protein MRSVEQQLALVTQSAVAPEPVRIAIAEALGLMCAEEVQASRALPGFDQAAIDGYAVRAVDVGGERGLGRPIDAPIGPIETSLPVVGEVPAGSQRPLRLQPKQAVRVHTGAPLPTLSDAVIPLEWTDCGRKRMTAHRPVRSGEFVRHVGDDIRPGDVAVSDGAILSPAHIGLLAAVGRSKVLVYPRPRMSVISVGHELVDIDREPSLGQVFDVNSYALAAAGRDAGADVHRVGIAAGEPRRLREIVESQLLRSEIIVIAGAVGGSGSEEIRRILSDLGEIDTTRVAMHPGSVQGFGLLGENQTPVFLLPSNTVSSLVIFEMFIRPVVRMSLGKRSSQRRLVRARALNHVGSKVGRRGYIRARLMRDAQTQDYLVEGLGGANGAPAHLLAGLAEANAMIKIPEDVNEVRPGDIVEVLFMSQGR, encoded by the coding sequence GTGCGCTCAGTGGAGCAGCAGCTAGCCCTTGTCACCCAATCTGCGGTAGCGCCAGAGCCTGTGCGCATCGCTATCGCTGAGGCACTGGGGCTTATGTGTGCTGAGGAAGTGCAGGCATCGCGTGCGCTTCCCGGCTTCGACCAGGCTGCGATTGACGGATATGCGGTCCGTGCGGTCGACGTCGGCGGTGAACGTGGCCTTGGCCGGCCTATCGACGCCCCTATTGGTCCGATTGAAACCTCCTTGCCAGTTGTCGGTGAGGTCCCTGCGGGGTCGCAGCGTCCGTTGCGTCTGCAACCCAAACAAGCTGTGCGAGTACATACGGGTGCGCCGTTGCCCACGCTATCTGATGCTGTTATCCCACTGGAGTGGACAGATTGTGGCCGTAAGCGCATGACGGCGCATCGGCCGGTGCGCTCTGGAGAGTTTGTGCGTCATGTTGGCGATGACATTCGTCCCGGCGATGTTGCGGTAAGCGATGGTGCAATTCTAAGCCCTGCCCATATTGGCTTGCTGGCAGCTGTTGGTCGTTCCAAGGTGTTGGTGTATCCGCGTCCGCGCATGTCGGTGATCTCCGTAGGACATGAGTTAGTAGATATTGACCGTGAGCCTAGTTTGGGGCAAGTATTTGATGTGAACTCCTATGCGTTAGCGGCTGCAGGACGTGATGCTGGTGCCGATGTGCACCGTGTTGGTATCGCAGCTGGTGAACCACGTCGCCTCCGCGAAATTGTGGAATCTCAGCTTCTACGCAGTGAGATCATTGTTATCGCTGGAGCAGTTGGTGGTTCTGGATCCGAGGAGATTCGTCGTATTTTGTCGGATTTGGGAGAAATTGATACCACACGCGTTGCTATGCACCCCGGTTCTGTCCAAGGTTTTGGACTGCTGGGAGAAAATCAGACCCCCGTCTTCTTGCTTCCTAGTAATACTGTGTCGTCGTTGGTCATTTTTGAAATGTTCATCCGTCCAGTCGTGCGCATGAGTTTGGGTAAGCGATCGTCGCAACGCCGTTTGGTGCGTGCGCGTGCGCTTAACCATGTGGGCTCGAAGGTGGGGCGTCGTGGCTATATTCGTGCTCGATTGATGCGTGATGCCCAGACTCAGGATTATTTGGTGGAAGGCTTAGGTGGTGCGAACGGTGCACCGGCCCACTTGCTGGCGGGCTTGGCCGAGGCAAATGCGATGATCAAGATTCCGGAGGACGTCAATGAGGTCCGCCCAGGAGACATCGTCGAAGTTCTGTTTATGTCCCAAGGTCGCTAG
- the mscL gene encoding large conductance mechanosensitive channel protein MscL, producing the protein MLKGFKDFILRGNVVELAVAVVIGTAFTAIVTAFSQHLINPMIAALGGADVSGLGFYLRSGNDATFMDFGAVITAALNFLIIAAVVYFILVAPMNKLNEMAARRKGVVEEKDAPASIEAELLEEIRDLLKNRNM; encoded by the coding sequence ATGCTCAAAGGCTTTAAAGACTTTATCCTACGCGGCAACGTTGTCGAACTCGCCGTCGCAGTCGTTATCGGTACTGCTTTCACCGCTATCGTGACAGCGTTTTCCCAGCATCTGATCAACCCAATGATCGCTGCCCTTGGCGGCGCTGATGTCTCCGGTCTAGGCTTCTACCTGCGCTCTGGCAACGACGCTACCTTCATGGACTTCGGCGCCGTTATCACCGCTGCACTGAACTTCCTGATTATCGCAGCAGTTGTGTACTTTATCCTCGTTGCGCCTATGAACAAGCTCAACGAAATGGCAGCACGCCGCAAGGGCGTTGTTGAGGAAAAAGACGCACCAGCTTCCATCGAAGCAGAACTCTTGGAAGAAATTCGCGACCTGCTTAAAAACCGCAATATGTAA
- a CDS encoding MogA/MoaB family molybdenum cofactor biosynthesis protein yields the protein MDTTQMDSMFDYVEPDPEFFRATEAAENSSTLEGPRRALAVLIRDHSEDAADNTATVVAELLGEGGFTVDAVVDVRADQYLIRHAIETAVVGGVDLVLTIGATGVGPRDRAPEATREVLDQEVPGIAQAIRASGLACGVIDACTSRGISGVSASTVVVNMAASRSAIRDGMATVTPLVHHVIDQLREYRVDE from the coding sequence ATGGATACCACCCAGATGGATAGCATGTTTGATTATGTCGAACCCGATCCCGAGTTTTTCCGCGCCACTGAAGCAGCAGAGAATAGCTCGACTCTGGAAGGTCCGCGTCGTGCCCTTGCAGTACTCATCCGAGATCATTCTGAAGATGCTGCAGATAACACGGCGACGGTTGTTGCAGAGCTTCTTGGCGAAGGCGGTTTTACCGTCGACGCGGTGGTCGATGTACGTGCGGATCAATACCTCATCCGTCATGCCATCGAAACGGCAGTCGTTGGCGGCGTGGACCTAGTGCTGACTATCGGCGCAACGGGAGTAGGGCCTAGGGATCGCGCCCCTGAAGCGACACGCGAGGTTCTCGACCAAGAAGTGCCAGGTATTGCGCAAGCCATTCGTGCTTCTGGTCTGGCGTGTGGTGTGATCGATGCGTGTACATCGCGTGGCATCTCGGGTGTATCTGCATCGACCGTGGTTGTGAACATGGCAGCATCGCGTTCGGCAATTCGTGATGGAATGGCAACTGTTACGCCCCTTGTTCATCATGTGATCGACCAGCTGCGTGAATACCGTGTTGATGAATGA
- a CDS encoding UTP--glucose-1-phosphate uridylyltransferase: MTSPKSGNSCAVKTVIVPAAGLGTRFLPATKTVPKELLPVVDTPGIELIAEEAAQLGATRLAVITAPKKQEVLDHFNRFPELEATLESRGKKDQLAKVVRAAELIQPVSVVQETPLGLGHAVGLAESVLDDDEDVVAVMLPDDLVLPMGVVEKMVEVRRQLGGSVLCAFDVPREDVYNYGVFDIEECDYDGPYQVKSVKGMVEKPAVEDAPSTFVATGRYLLDCAIFDALRRITPGAGGELQLTDAIALLIDEGHPVHILVHDGKRHDLGNPGGYIPAVVDFGLSDPTYGPHLKKVLRTILEEHGA, translated from the coding sequence ATGACTTCACCCAAGAGTGGTAATTCGTGTGCCGTCAAAACCGTGATCGTCCCAGCTGCTGGTTTGGGTACACGGTTTCTCCCTGCCACAAAGACCGTCCCTAAGGAGCTTCTTCCGGTCGTCGATACGCCAGGTATCGAGCTGATTGCTGAGGAGGCCGCGCAGTTGGGGGCAACGCGTTTGGCTGTGATTACGGCACCGAAAAAGCAGGAAGTGTTGGATCACTTCAACAGGTTCCCAGAGCTGGAAGCAACGTTGGAAAGTCGTGGCAAGAAGGATCAGCTGGCAAAGGTTGTGCGTGCTGCTGAACTGATTCAGCCGGTTTCTGTGGTTCAAGAGACCCCGCTTGGTCTAGGGCATGCAGTGGGGTTGGCGGAAAGCGTGTTGGATGACGATGAAGATGTTGTGGCCGTCATGCTTCCGGATGACTTGGTGCTGCCCATGGGCGTTGTGGAAAAGATGGTGGAGGTGCGTCGCCAGCTGGGGGGATCGGTGCTGTGCGCTTTCGATGTTCCTCGGGAAGATGTGTATAACTACGGTGTTTTTGACATTGAGGAGTGCGATTACGACGGCCCTTACCAGGTCAAGAGCGTGAAAGGCATGGTGGAAAAGCCAGCCGTTGAAGATGCACCTTCGACGTTTGTTGCAACGGGTCGTTATCTTTTAGATTGTGCGATTTTTGATGCGCTTCGTCGCATAACTCCTGGTGCTGGTGGCGAATTGCAGCTTACTGATGCTATTGCTCTGCTTATTGATGAAGGCCATCCAGTCCACATCTTGGTCCATGACGGTAAGCGTCATGATTTGGGTAATCCTGGCGGTTATATCCCAGCAGTGGTGGATTTTGGTTTGTCGGATCCGACGTATGGCCCACATTTGAAGAAGGTGCTGCGTACCATTTTGGAAGAGCACGGCGCTTAA
- a CDS encoding response regulator transcription factor, with amino-acid sequence MKIVVVDDEQAVRESLRRSLSFNGYEVHLAQDGVEALEVIEREQPELVILDVMMPRMDGLEVCRTLRGSGDDRPILVLTARDGVSDRVAGLDAGADDYLPKPFALEELLARVRSLLRRAAAESVGSGSQGELSFEDLRLNPDTRDVTRGGRPISLTRTEFALLQLLMANSRRVLSRASILEEVWGYDFPTSGNALEVYIGYLRRKTESEGEPRLIHTVRGVGYVLRETAP; translated from the coding sequence ATGAAGATTGTGGTCGTAGATGATGAGCAGGCGGTGCGCGAGTCGCTTCGTCGTTCGTTGTCCTTTAACGGATATGAAGTGCATCTGGCTCAAGATGGAGTCGAGGCACTTGAAGTAATTGAACGTGAACAACCAGAGCTGGTCATCCTTGATGTAATGATGCCACGCATGGATGGTCTTGAGGTCTGCCGTACCCTGCGCGGTAGCGGTGACGACCGTCCGATCTTGGTTCTGACCGCTCGCGATGGTGTGTCTGATCGTGTTGCCGGCCTTGACGCTGGTGCTGACGACTACCTTCCTAAGCCATTCGCACTTGAGGAGCTACTCGCTCGTGTGCGTTCCTTGCTTCGCCGTGCCGCTGCAGAGTCTGTGGGTTCGGGCAGCCAAGGTGAGCTTTCCTTCGAGGACCTTCGCCTTAACCCAGATACGCGCGACGTCACCCGCGGTGGTCGCCCCATTAGCTTGACGCGTACTGAGTTTGCGCTGCTTCAGTTGCTCATGGCGAATTCTCGTCGCGTACTGTCGCGTGCGTCTATCTTGGAAGAAGTGTGGGGATATGACTTCCCAACTTCTGGAAACGCGCTGGAAGTCTACATTGGCTATTTGCGTCGCAAGACTGAATCAGAAGGGGAGCCACGTTTGATCCATACCGTTCGCGGTGTTGGCTACGTGCTGAGGGAAACTGCGCCGTGA
- the rpsN gene encoding 30S ribosomal protein S14: MAKKSKIAKNEQRKEVVARFAERRNELKAIIKNPNTSDEDRLDAQFELNRQPRDASPVRVRNRDSHDGRPRGFLRKFGVSRVRMREMAHRGELPGVRKSSW; the protein is encoded by the coding sequence ATGGCTAAGAAGTCCAAGATCGCCAAGAATGAGCAGCGCAAGGAAGTCGTCGCCCGCTTTGCGGAGCGCCGTAACGAGCTCAAGGCAATCATCAAGAACCCGAACACCTCTGATGAGGATCGTCTCGATGCACAGTTCGAACTGAACCGCCAGCCTCGTGACGCTTCCCCAGTTCGCGTCCGTAACCGTGACTCCCACGATGGTCGCCCACGTGGCTTCCTACGTAAGTTCGGTGTTTCCCGTGTCCGCATGCGCGAGATGGCTCACCGCGGTGAGCTTCCGGGCGTCCGTAAGTCCAGCTGGTAA
- a CDS encoding putative nucleotidyltransferase substrate binding domain-containing protein, giving the protein MTLLHESLTELAELAPQCSDTPTVRGVLAESQDLVRNAIDHGERPQALVEWFSRLVTDVLHSEAIADMTGGAQLVLTGAIGRGDALPSSPIKWLTVGESHVDTTPVSDLITSVGLVAEHTHLGPTARTKQEWLSMIGTAQGSDLAVFADAGTWCLEEVVALPDHRPLLIDAIEHRPPTLRIHDGLPSRDMAVDIRKDLLYPIIAIARWAGVAAHSTDFSTRRRIPAAVAAGILTTSQADFLRQAWDAGLQLQFRRWTDRVHSHAATAESLPAIQRSIYGASSRLVSDVIRALAQQYDIPLKS; this is encoded by the coding sequence GTGACCTTGTTGCATGAGTCTTTAACTGAGCTCGCCGAGCTCGCACCTCAGTGCTCAGACACCCCCACTGTTCGCGGTGTCCTCGCCGAAAGCCAAGATCTAGTACGTAATGCCATCGATCACGGCGAACGCCCACAAGCACTCGTCGAATGGTTTTCCCGTCTCGTCACCGATGTCTTACACAGCGAAGCAATCGCCGACATGACTGGCGGTGCGCAACTAGTGCTTACAGGGGCAATCGGACGCGGCGATGCCCTTCCGTCATCACCAATCAAATGGCTTACCGTCGGAGAAAGTCATGTAGATACCACTCCGGTATCTGACCTGATTACGAGCGTGGGGCTTGTCGCCGAACACACCCATCTTGGGCCTACTGCACGCACGAAACAAGAGTGGTTATCGATGATTGGCACAGCACAAGGATCCGACCTTGCGGTTTTTGCCGATGCTGGAACGTGGTGCCTCGAGGAGGTAGTAGCTCTCCCCGACCACAGACCACTGCTTATCGACGCCATCGAACATCGCCCACCAACGTTGCGGATCCACGATGGTTTACCGTCACGCGACATGGCCGTTGACATCCGTAAAGACCTGCTCTACCCCATCATTGCAATCGCCCGCTGGGCTGGTGTGGCAGCTCACTCCACGGACTTTTCCACGCGTCGTAGAATCCCAGCTGCTGTGGCGGCAGGAATACTGACCACATCGCAAGCTGACTTCCTGCGCCAAGCATGGGATGCTGGTTTACAGTTGCAGTTCCGGCGCTGGACTGACCGCGTGCATTCTCACGCGGCCACGGCAGAAAGCCTTCCTGCCATCCAGCGCAGCATCTACGGCGCATCGTCTCGTTTGGTTTCTGATGTCATCCGAGCGCTCGCTCAACAGTATGACATTCCCCTAAAATCCTAA
- the rpmB gene encoding 50S ribosomal protein L28, producing MSAICQVTGRQPGYGKSVSHSHRRTSRRWNPNVQRRKFYLPSEGRTITLNVSTKGLKVIDRDGIESVVAKIRARGEKI from the coding sequence ATGTCGGCTATTTGCCAGGTTACGGGACGCCAGCCGGGTTACGGCAAGTCTGTCTCGCACTCGCACCGACGCACGTCTCGCCGTTGGAACCCCAACGTGCAGCGTCGTAAGTTTTACCTGCCCTCTGAGGGCCGTACCATCACCCTGAACGTATCCACCAAGGGCCTGAAGGTCATTGACCGCGACGGCATCGAGTCCGTTGTGGCCAAGATTCGCGCACGTGGGGAGAAGATTTAA
- a CDS encoding type B 50S ribosomal protein L31, protein MKKDIHPDYHPVVFQDAGTGHQFLTKSTATSDRTVAWEDGNEYPLIVVDVTSESHPFWTGAQRVMDTAGRVEKFNQRYGALARRKKNK, encoded by the coding sequence ATGAAGAAAGATATCCACCCTGATTACCACCCAGTGGTATTCCAGGATGCAGGTACTGGCCACCAGTTCCTCACCAAGTCAACCGCTACCAGTGACCGCACGGTTGCATGGGAAGATGGCAACGAGTACCCACTGATCGTCGTTGACGTTACCAGTGAATCTCACCCATTCTGGACCGGTGCACAGCGTGTCATGGACACCGCAGGCCGTGTTGAGAAGTTCAACCAGCGTTACGGTGCACTCGCTCGCCGTAAGAAGAACAAGTAA